The genome window AGAACAACAACACTAGCATCTTTCCCTTTCAGTTCAAAAGCCATATCTAATGCTTTTTGTGCTGAAGGAGCCCACATAAATCCTATCTTTTCTGCAGTTTCTTTATCTATTCCATCAGAAACGAGTATTCCTCGTCCCTTGTCTCTGATTACTCGCCCTACATGAGAAATATGAGCTGCCATTGTCAGGTCGGTTATTTCGCCTTCATCTACTTTTTTCTTAATTTCTTCGAAAGGGAGATACCCTATTTCGAGAAGCTCGGGATGTCCTTGAGCTACACCGTCGGGACACGGAGTAACAAGAATGAGAATGCCATCTTTTTTGAGAGCGAGGTCTCCAGAATAAATACCTTTTGCGGCTTGCCAGAGTTCTGCATCGGCAGGAAAAGATTCTACAATAACAATATCTGCAAGACAAGGGAGAGATGCCCCAAAAATTTCTTTCGATGAGCTGCAGCCCGCTCTGTGTGCTTCTATGGGATCTCCGGCGACACAGCGATATATTTCTTCATTACCATCAAGAACCACATTGACGATATATTTTAATCCGGCGGCGAGTCCCACGGCGTTCATTTCACGGCGAACAGGCGTGTCGATTTTCCCTATAAAGTCTTTCCCGTCATATAGAGCGCTTACCCAGTGGGTTTGCCCTGTAGTAATGCCTCCCGAAACGCCAGGTTGTACTATTTTTGCTCCTCCTGAGAAACCAACGACGCGGTGAGGAGTGATATGACCAACACCTATAACAAAATCAGCTTCTAAAAGAGCTTTATTCACCCATATTTCTGTTCCATTTTCTGTAGGAGGAAGCTCGACAAGTTGATCGGGATCATTCCAACAGTGTTGCGATATTGTATATTTATCAAGGATATTACTTCCAAATTTCTTCTCAAGTTCTTCCTGAGTCATAGGGCGGTGAGTTCCCAGGGCCACCATAATAGAAATGTCTTCAGGTGCAACTCCCGCTTTTTGAAGTCTTTTCATAACTTCAGGAAGAATAATGTGTGCAGGTGTATTGCGCGTATTGTCGTCGGCAAGAATAAGCACTTTCTGTCCACTTTTTACGCACTCTTCCAGCCTAGGGGCACCGACAGGAGCGTTGAGACCTGCGTTGATAGCCTCGATATCATCTTTGAAGGGCTTCGGTGGGCAAGCAGGGCTTAGCACAGCTACAAGATTTTTTTCAGGAATCGAAACACCTTCGTAATCGGGGTAGGAAAAAGAGATAGTAGTATTCATGGCTCTACCATTCTTTTAAAGGAGAAAGACCAAACTCTTGGGCGAAGTTTTCAAGCATTGATAATGTCGCATCATCGAGTTCTACTCCCTTTTCAAGGGCCATCTTTCGTCGAGCTGCTTCTTTTTGACCGTGAGTATATACTCGTTCTTCATCTTTTAGTGGAGTGCTTGTGCGAAGAGCCCGAAGTATATCTCCTACATATGTTTTTATTGGAGCGGCATCACCGAATAAATCAAGTCTGAAAGCGGAGAAGAAGTGACTTACATTGGCATCAGGAGTTTGAAATACATCTCGGGTCCAGCTTCCCATTGAAAGAGGAGCACAGAGAAGTTCAACAAGAAGGCCCATTCCGTATCCCTTATGTCCACCCATTTCTTCTTTTGATCCACCTAAATAAACTTGTCCGCCAAGTTCTCTTGTAGGATCTGCTAAAAGATCTGTTGCTGCTTGGGCTCCCGTAATAGGCATTCCTTCTTCATCAATAACCCAACCTTCAGGAAGTTTCTTATTACGTCTCTTGTATACCCCTAACTTGCCTCTAGCTGCGGTTGTTGTAGCCATGTCAAGAAGGAAAGGATCTTCTTCATCTGATGGAATAGCTACAGCTATTGGGTTTGTTCCGAGCATACGCTGGCGTCCTAGTGCAGGGACAGCACAGCGGATTGTATTGGTAAAAGCGCTGCCTACAAAACCTTCTTTAGCGGCCATTTCTGCCCATAGTCCTGCCATCCCAAAATGGTTGGAGTTTCGTACTGCAACATAACATGTTCCGTTTTTACGAGTTTTTTCTAGGCAAATTTCCATTGCAAATTGGGATATATGCGATCCAATTCCGTAGTGTCCGTCTATAACAGCAGATATTGGGGTTTCGAAAACTATTTCAGGATCCGCTTCAGGGCGAACGTGTCCGCTTTTCAATTCGTTTCTATAAACCTTCAATCGGGTAACTCCGTGGGATGAAACTCCTCTCGCATCAGCCTCTGCAAGCACTTTTGCCGTTATTTCTGCTTTATGCTGAGGATAGCCTATTTCTTTGAGCACCTCTGCAGCAAAATCAACTAATGCACGATAATCAACACGTCTATATGTAGACATAATTTGAAGACACCTCTTCTTTCTATGAAATCTTTTCTCTCGTATCTGTAGTAGAAAATGGGGAATTGATAATAGTTATATAAGAGAAAAAGCAAGACGAAGTCAAGGATTTTTATCCGCAATGTGAACCGACGGTTCGTATTTTGAATAATTGTATCCCTCGAAGGGTTTTTTAATGTTGTTTATAGTAAAAAATAAATAAAATTTTCAAATAAAACAAATAAAGCCTATTTTAGTATTACAATATAAACAAGTTTTTGGTTTGTTTTATTTTTTTGAATTATAGAATGTGATTTAAAAAATAGTATTCATTGGTTAAGTGTGCAAAACATGATGAGTGATGGGAAGCCAAGCTTTCCTGTTTTTTGCAGGCGCTAGAGTGAAGGTTTTTATAAAAAATGTCACGATACACAAGGAGGTCTTTATATGGATATGGAAGGCATTAAGAAACTTGCACGAGAAGCGGAATCTGACGTTGTGGCTTTAAGACATCATTTTCATGCCCATCCGGAACTTTCATGGAAAGAAGTCCAGACGACTCAAAAAATAGTAGAAACGTTGAAGAGTTATGGTTTTAAGGAAGAAGATTTGCGAGTAGGTTTTGGAGGAACTTCTTCGGGAGTAATTGCAGACATCAATAAAGATGTTGATGGGCCGTGCATTGCATTACGTGGTGACATAGACGCTCTCCCCATCGTTGAGGAAAATGACGTTTCTTATAAGTCACAAAATGAAGGTGTTATGCATGCATGTGGTCATGATGCTCATAATGCTCTTTTGCTTGGGGCTGCAAAAGT of Aminobacterium sp. MB27-C1 contains these proteins:
- the larA gene encoding nickel-dependent lactate racemase, which codes for MNTTISFSYPDYEGVSIPEKNLVAVLSPACPPKPFKDDIEAINAGLNAPVGAPRLEECVKSGQKVLILADDNTRNTPAHIILPEVMKRLQKAGVAPEDISIMVALGTHRPMTQEELEKKFGSNILDKYTISQHCWNDPDQLVELPPTENGTEIWVNKALLEADFVIGVGHITPHRVVGFSGGAKIVQPGVSGGITTGQTHWVSALYDGKDFIGKIDTPVRREMNAVGLAAGLKYIVNVVLDGNEEIYRCVAGDPIEAHRAGCSSSKEIFGASLPCLADIVIVESFPADAELWQAAKGIYSGDLALKKDGILILVTPCPDGVAQGHPELLEIGYLPFEEIKKKVDEGEITDLTMAAHISHVGRVIRDKGRGILVSDGIDKETAEKIGFMWAPSAQKALDMAFELKGKDASVVVLKNGGDILPLLDD
- a CDS encoding Ldh family oxidoreductase; translation: MSTYRRVDYRALVDFAAEVLKEIGYPQHKAEITAKVLAEADARGVSSHGVTRLKVYRNELKSGHVRPEADPEIVFETPISAVIDGHYGIGSHISQFAMEICLEKTRKNGTCYVAVRNSNHFGMAGLWAEMAAKEGFVGSAFTNTIRCAVPALGRQRMLGTNPIAVAIPSDEEDPFLLDMATTTAARGKLGVYKRRNKKLPEGWVIDEEGMPITGAQAATDLLADPTRELGGQVYLGGSKEEMGGHKGYGMGLLVELLCAPLSMGSWTRDVFQTPDANVSHFFSAFRLDLFGDAAPIKTYVGDILRALRTSTPLKDEERVYTHGQKEAARRKMALEKGVELDDATLSMLENFAQEFGLSPLKEW